A single region of the Deltaproteobacteria bacterium genome encodes:
- a CDS encoding Zn-ribbon domain-containing OB-fold protein, with protein sequence MDNVKPLPLINGDNEQFWKGCARHELRFQKCRRCGFVRWPPSFLCPECHYTDAEMIRASGRGRVYSFVVYHMAYHQGFTDDLPYVVALVELAEGPRFLSNIVGCEPDDVACDMPVEVVWDDIGEWSLPKFRLLP encoded by the coding sequence ATGGATAACGTAAAGCCCCTGCCCTTGATAAACGGGGATAACGAGCAGTTCTGGAAGGGATGCGCGCGCCATGAATTACGCTTTCAGAAATGCAGGCGGTGCGGGTTCGTCCGGTGGCCGCCGTCCTTTCTCTGTCCCGAATGCCATTATACCGACGCGGAAATGATCCGGGCGAGCGGCCGGGGGAGGGTATATTCCTTCGTGGTCTATCACATGGCCTATCACCAGGGGTTCACGGATGACCTTCCCTACGTTGTCGCCCTGGTTGAACTTGCGGAAGGACCCCGGTTCCTCAGCAATATCGTGGGCTGCGAGCCCGATGACGTGGCCTGTGACATGCCCGTTGAGGTCGTCTGGGACGACATCGGCGAATGGAGCCTTCCGAAATTCCGGCTGCTTCCGTGA
- a CDS encoding thiolase family protein translates to MKPSNGCAVVGVGYTSQGRVPGRTMLSFHVEAAAQAIADAGLTGKDIDGLICYRHFPAATGEPDVTPYLVAEHLGISPTYLSQEANCARSHLLHAIAALEAGECNYVVISYGHNALSSDSILKLLYQKGSEEMVFGHFGATADYALAARRAMHLFGTGPETWKHIAVGQRKWANLNPRAMHHGRPMTFDDYFNSRLVVEPFRLFDNCLITDGGRACVVTTVERARDLPHRPVRIMGFGHHHPSSGVQRARHLAGPTGAKRAGERALRMAGVALSDIDACEIYDCFTYTVEITLQDLGFFGPGEGADWFAGGRIEPGGAMPVNTSGGLLSESYQMGLTPVTEAVMQLMGRCGDRQMGPATRTKEPEVILCTDNGGTLQSCACYVFGRE, encoded by the coding sequence ATGAAACCCAGCAATGGATGCGCCGTCGTAGGTGTCGGGTATACATCCCAGGGCCGTGTTCCCGGCAGAACGATGCTCAGCTTTCACGTCGAAGCCGCCGCGCAGGCAATTGCCGATGCGGGTCTCACCGGAAAAGACATTGACGGCCTGATCTGTTACCGTCATTTCCCCGCGGCGACGGGCGAACCCGACGTGACGCCCTATCTGGTCGCGGAGCATCTCGGCATTTCTCCCACCTATCTGAGCCAGGAGGCAAACTGTGCGCGGAGCCACCTGCTGCATGCCATCGCTGCTCTTGAAGCGGGAGAGTGCAACTATGTGGTCATTTCCTACGGGCATAATGCCCTCTCCAGTGACAGCATATTGAAACTGCTCTACCAGAAAGGTTCGGAAGAAATGGTGTTCGGTCATTTCGGCGCCACGGCCGATTATGCCCTTGCCGCGCGGAGGGCCATGCACCTCTTCGGCACCGGTCCCGAGACATGGAAGCACATTGCCGTGGGACAGCGCAAATGGGCGAACCTGAATCCCCGGGCAATGCACCATGGCAGGCCGATGACATTCGATGATTATTTCAATTCACGGTTGGTGGTCGAGCCTTTTCGCCTCTTTGACAACTGCCTCATAACCGATGGCGGCCGTGCCTGCGTCGTCACGACGGTCGAGCGGGCCCGTGATCTGCCGCACCGTCCCGTTCGGATCATGGGGTTCGGTCACCACCATCCGTCGTCCGGCGTCCAGCGTGCGAGGCACCTCGCGGGGCCGACGGGCGCGAAACGTGCGGGGGAACGGGCCCTTCGCATGGCGGGTGTTGCCCTCTCTGATATCGATGCCTGTGAAATATATGATTGTTTTACCTACACCGTGGAGATCACCCTCCAGGACCTCGGGTTCTTCGGTCCCGGCGAGGGTGCGGACTGGTTTGCCGGGGGGCGGATCGAGCCGGGTGGCGCCATGCCGGTCAACACCTCGGGCGGCCTGCTTTCGGAATCATACCAGATGGGGTTGACGCCGGTCACGGAAGCCGTCATGCAGCTCATGGGCCGCTGCGGCGACCGTCAGATGGGACCGGCGACGCGCACGAAGGAGCCGGAGGTGATTCTCTGCACCGACAACGGCGGCACGCTCCAGAGCTGCGCGTGTTACGTCTTCGGGAGGGAGTGA
- a CDS encoding enoyl-CoA hydratase/isomerase family protein — protein MAMVEYALDGKIAVVTMNNGENRLNTPFLTEYLRVLDEIEHDTDANVLVVRSAHEKIFSNGIDLEWLVPFINSNDMKTSKEFIYKLMELYRRILMFPMPTIAAITGHAFAGGAIMVCYFDYRFMRSDRGFLCFPEVDLGIPFIPGMIAAMKNAIPPYKLREMVYEGKRLPGEECVKHNIVQKACPLENLMDEVMAFARTLDKRRVVIEEIKKEMNKGILHALDVEDPPVIESGRFYV, from the coding sequence ATGGCAATGGTCGAATATGCCCTTGACGGGAAAATAGCCGTTGTGACCATGAACAATGGCGAAAATAGACTGAATACCCCGTTTCTGACGGAGTATCTCCGGGTACTCGATGAGATCGAACATGACACTGACGCGAACGTCCTGGTCGTCAGATCGGCCCATGAAAAGATCTTCAGTAACGGTATCGATCTCGAGTGGCTGGTGCCCTTTATCAACAGCAACGACATGAAGACCTCCAAGGAGTTCATTTACAAGCTGATGGAACTCTACCGGCGGATCCTCATGTTCCCCATGCCGACGATCGCGGCCATAACGGGGCATGCATTCGCCGGCGGTGCCATCATGGTCTGCTATTTCGACTACCGCTTCATGCGGTCCGATAGGGGTTTCCTGTGCTTCCCGGAGGTTGACCTCGGCATCCCCTTCATTCCCGGCATGATTGCCGCCATGAAGAACGCCATCCCTCCTTACAAACTGCGGGAAATGGTCTATGAAGGTAAACGGCTTCCCGGCGAAGAGTGCGTAAAGCACAACATCGTTCAGAAAGCCTGCCCCCTTGAGAACCTGATGGATGAGGTCATGGCCTTTGCCCGGACACTGGACAAACGGCGCGTGGTCATCGAGGAGATCAAGAAGGAGATGAACAAAGGCATTCTCCACGCCCTCGACGTTGAAGACCCGCCGGTCATCGAGTCGGGACGGTTCTATGTCTGA